The sequence below is a genomic window from Lentimicrobium saccharophilum.
ATCATCGGCAATGGTCCGGTCCTGTATCCCGAAAAAGCCTTCGGAGGCGTTATAGGTTTCAAGATAGTTCATGGGTTCCGGAATCAGTTTTTTAAACTGACTGCGGTAAGGGGTAAAGCTGACACCTCCATGGATAAAAAGCTCAAGGTTGGGCCACACTTCCCTGATATCCGTTTTACCTGTAATCTCTAATATGCGTTTCAGGAGTACCAGGGTCCACGAAGGGACGCCCGTTATATTTGTTACGTCTTCCTTACTCGTAATGGATGCTATTTTTTCAATCTTTTGCTCCCATTCACTCATCAGGGCAACGGAAAGTTCCGGGGTGCGGATCAGTTCTATCCAGGTGGGGAGGTTCTCCATCAGGATTGCTGAAACATCACCCACCATCGTCCCGGCCTCCGGATTATCAGGAAAATGTGAGCCGCCCATTCCCAGCAGCTTACCGGTAAAAATCCGTGTATCGGGATTGTTGTTGCAGTAAATGGATAACAGGTCTTTCCCGCCTTTGAAATGGCATTCTTCCAGCGCTTCCTGGCTTACAGGAATAAATTTGCTCTTGTCGCTGGTCGTTCCTGATGATTTGGCAAACCATTTTACTTCCGAGTTCCAGAGTAGATTCTGTTCGCCCCGTCGCAAACGGTCGATGTACGGCTTCAGGTCCTCGTATTCATTTAACGGAACACGCCGGGCAAAGGCTTCATAGTTTTCTATGCCGGCATACCCGTATTTTTTTCCCCATTCTGTGTTCCGTGCCGAAAGGATCAGCCGCCTGAACCATTCTTCCTGGACATCGTGGGGGTATTTCATGAAA
It includes:
- a CDS encoding GH3 auxin-responsive promoter family protein — translated: MTKQFQMTIINSVISWFMKKRMHQLELFMKYPHDVQEEWFRRLILSARNTEWGKKYGYAGIENYEAFARRVPLNEYEDLKPYIDRLRRGEQNLLWNSEVKWFAKSSGTTSDKSKFIPVSQEALEECHFKGGKDLLSIYCNNNPDTRIFTGKLLGMGGSHFPDNPEAGTMVGDVSAILMENLPTWIELIRTPELSVALMSEWEQKIEKIASITSKEDVTNITGVPSWTLVLLKRILEITGKTDIREVWPNLELFIHGGVSFTPYRSQFKKLIPEPMNYLETYNASEGFFGIQDRTIADDMLLMLDYGIFYEFIPLDDEGTGQGKPVVLGDVKPGINYAMIISTNAGLWRYKIGDTVTFTSTDPYRIRITGRTKNYINAFGEELIIDNALKALDCACAKTGAMLNEYTAAPVYFGDTGSGAHEWLIEFATPPEDLQYFAEVLDNALKSLNSDYEAKRYHNMILGNPIVRSMPEGTFYQWLKLRDRLGGQYKVPRLSNDRKYVDEILGMNRQG